From Theileria annulata chromosome 1, complete sequence, *** SEQUENCING IN PROGRESS ***, one genomic window encodes:
- a CDS encoding dihydrofolate synthase/folylpolyglutamate synthase, putative — protein MVDEEDSEFKRCINSILSKSTKQDNFLKCINLLGIKTDQFNIIHVSGTNGKSSVAFKVSKCLISLGLKVGLFTSPHIFEYTERVRVQCVQIPKRDFVRITDYIFSVVGDMPIHFFSTILLISLVYFTEKKVEWVVLESGIGGLLDPTNFAPNTKAVVISSIGYDHMEILGKTLDEIALQKAGTIKRGSVVVLGPNCHKDEIFENKAREVGARVIKNNKKDFESFDEENTETSRLVVEEALGLGVANISALSSRLKMRMKILSKQECEAVKNHVLSKYPSLVPKLNEFGIPKAVVLDIAHNNTAINRLCSDLFKVYGGNAVFCVAISLNRTLSIFNPLVSFLNKDSRRSIEIFYLDVNHSYCRTLKDVDSDLDKVDLHPDAKKILKSGLDKTRLICSTESSGFNYSNEVLGI, from the exons atggtagatgaagaagattCCGAATTCAAAAGATGCATAAACAGCATCCTGTCCAAATCGACAAAACAAGATAACTTCCTCAAGTGCATCAATCTTCTAGGGATTAAAACCGAccaatttaatataattcatGTTAGCGGAACAAATGGAAAGTCTTCCGTGGCATTCAAGGTCTCAAAATGCCTAATTTCACTAG GACTAAAGGTCGGCTTGTTCACATCTCCGCATATTTTTGAGTATACTGAAAGGGTTAGAGTTCAATGTGTACAGATTCCAAAACGAGACTTTGTTAGGATAACTGATTATATCTTCTCAGTTGTTGGGGATATGCCAATTCATTTCTTCTCC ACCATTCTCTTGATATCTTTGGTCTATTTTACTGAAAAAAAGGTGGAATGGGTTGTTCTGGAATCTGGCATAGGAGGACTTCTTGACCCTACTAACTTTGCACCTAACACTAAAGCGGTAGTTATATCTTCAATTG GCTACGACCATATGGAGATCCTTGGAAAAACTCTGGATGAAATAGCCCTGCAGAAAGCCGGGACCATAAAGAGAGGATCAGTTGTGGTTCTGGGACCAAACTGCCATAAAGATGAGATTTTTGAGAACAAGGCTAGGGAAGTCGGAGCTAGGGTAATAAAGAATAACAAGAAAGACTTTGAATCCTTTGATGAGGAGAATACAGAAACTTCCAG GCTAGTTGTCGAAGAAGCCTTGGGATTGGGAGTGGCTAACATTTCGGCACTCAGTTCAAGGCTTAAAATGAGAATGAAAATACTTTCCAAACAAGAGTGTGAAGCGGTAAAGAACCATGTTTTGTCTAAATACCCATCACTAGTTCCTAAATTGAACGAATTTGGTATTCCAAAGGCTGTTGTTCTTGACATTGCCCATAACAATACTGCAATCAATAGGCTATGTTca GATTTGTTCAAGGTTTATGGTGGGAATGCTGTTTTTTGTGTTGCAATTTCGTTAAATAGGACCTTGAGTATTTTCAACCCTCTTGTGTCATTTCTAAATAAAGATTCAAGACGGTCAATTGAGATTTTCTACCTTGATGTAAACCACTCATATTGTCGAACACTAAAAGATGTGGATTCTGATTTGGATAAAGTCGATTTACATCCAGA TGCAAAGAAAATTCTTAAATCCGGCCTCGATAAGACAAGACTAATTTGTTCCACAGAGTCGAGCGGATTTAACTACTCAAATGAAGttttaggtatataa